In the Candidatus Hydrogenedentota bacterium genome, GGACTTCATCGCGCGCCTGCGCGGGCGCGACGCCAAATACCTCGTGCTGACCAACAACCCCATGTACACCCCCGCCGACCTGGCGCACCGGCTCCAGAACAGCGGGCTCGACATTCCCGCCGACCGCATCTTCACCTCCGCCATGGCCACGGCCCAGTTTCTGCACTGGCAGCGCCCCCGGGGCACGGCCTTCGTCATCGGCGAGAGCGGCGTGACCAGCGCGCTCCACGAGGCGGGCTACATCATCACCGACCACGCCCCGGACTACGTCGTCCTCGGCGAGACCACCTCGCTGAACTTCGAGTCCATCACCAAGGCCATCCGGCTGATCGCCGGGGGCGCCCGCTTCATCGCCACCAACCCCGACTCCTCCGGCCCCACGGAGGACGGCATC is a window encoding:
- a CDS encoding HAD family hydrolase produces the protein MNTPRNYLIDMDGVLVRGRTAVPGAQDFIARLRGRDAKYLVLTNNPMYTPADLAHRLQNSGLDIPADRIFTSAMATAQFLHWQRPRGTAFVIGESGVTSALHEAGYIITDHAPDYVVLGETTSLNFESITKAIRLIAGGARFIATNPDSSGPTEDGIVPACGAMAALIERATGRSPLFIGKPAPLMMRSAMNHLGVHSQNTVMVGDRMDTDIIAGLQAGMDTILVLSGVTAPEAIDRFPYRPTWVLNSVADIEV